DNA sequence from the Macrobrachium rosenbergii isolate ZJJX-2024 chromosome 55, ASM4041242v1, whole genome shotgun sequence genome:
GCCATTCTCCTAAGCATGATAAGATATTCTTAGTATTCGATGCAGAGAGACATACTACATTAATTTGTAAGGGATGATCCCAAACAAGATTTCTTCCTTCTCTGTTGCAATTCCAACCCGTGGAATTCCGTTCGTACTCGAGTTTTTTCTGATTATCATCCCCTTCTCTGTTCTTCGGTCTCAGACCgcaatatatttcttatattcttaaaTCTAATCTTGCCTTTTCTCTATTGATTGAGGCCTAGGCTTCGTAAGGCACTTTAATACCTATTCCGTTAGCCGTTCaagagtatactgtacatacaacatACAGATTGTAAAGATAATTTATGGATACcctctatgtgtgtatatacagtacatacatacatacatatatatatatatatatatatatatatatatatatatatatatatatatatatatatatatatatatatatatatataattatatatataaatatatatatataaacggggTATCCATAAATCATCttaacagttttaaaaaattcagaagaaatgaaagataaagataACTCTACAgggtttatttgaaaaaaaaaataggtaacaaagtttcattaaaaacatcGGAACACTTCCACGTGGGCTCCATTGGTTGCACATAACACATGTAAAAGATGCTCATTTTCTGACCAAATGCATTGGAGCATCCTTCATCAGTGGTGGATATAGCTTGACGTATCATTTCCGTAAGACCATTGAGGTCTTAAACTTGTGTACGATAGAATCGTCTTTAACGTAGCCCCATAAGAAGTAGTCTAGAGCGATTACATCTGCCTCTGGGGTCTGGAAAACCACACGAAACAAGAGAACTAGAGAAAAATAGCCCAAAAATCAATGTTTGGTGTGGCCTCATGTTTAATCAAGTGATTGACCCATTTTAATTTGCAGAAGAAACAATTAATTCGAGCACTTAACTTTATCTTTTGCAAGAATTTGTTGTACTGCAGTTGTACCACCTGCAACCAACAGttattttccagcaagatggtgcgcCAGCCCATTGGTAGCCGACTCTTCGTGAGTTTCTTTATGAAACAGTTCCAAACTGGTGGATTGGAAAAGGTGGTCCAGTTCCCTGGCCATCTAGGTCTCTAGACTTCTTGTGGGACCACGTTAAAGACAGAGTCTATCGTACACAAGTTTAAAAACTCAATGATCTTAAGGAAAGAATACGTCAAGCCATATCTCCCATTGATGATGGGATGCTCAAACGCAATTGGTCAGAAATTGAGCATCTTTTTGATGAGTTGCATGTAACAAGTGGGGCCCACATGAAGTGTTCtggtgtttttaataaaaaattgattCGTTTAACTAAGTTTTCCAATAAACCTGCTAGAATTatcttcatcttttttcattCTGTCTGAATTTTCAACTTTTACAGATAATTAATGACACCctgtattgtacacacacacacacacacacacacacacacacacacacacacacacacacacacacacacacacacacacacacaatgcaacAAAGAGCCATCAGGGGAATATTAAGATGTTTGGTTATGTGATGTGTAGTGTCGTCCATTGCACTGAAAATGAAAGGCCAAAACATGGCATAGGGAAGGTTGTAGACGAGGCTCAGGAAATGGGTTGATTAAAACTCAAAACCTTGGAGGGACCAGTAGCAGTAACAGAAAGAATTTTTTCGAGTTTGTTTCTGTGATTCCCAAAACATATGGTACTGGAAATAGTAATTAAAAGCATTAtcagtttttcttacttttatttaaggTGGATAAATTGTCACCCAGAATTCCAGTCCTTTGTAGGTatattatatggaaaatatattcagTCTATAGAATCTGTAATTCATCAAGGGAATCTGCCTCCATGACGATGGCGGAGAGTTTATTGAGTTTGCTCTCCTGAGTGTCGttcttggggaagagagagaggtcaaattcGTGGATGTTCTTCCTGAGGTCCTCCTTGAAGCAGGCGTCGGTCCTCGTCTCTTTTTCGCACTTCATCGCCAGCAGGAGGCGTTGGAGGTTCAGGGGGAGAGGAGACTTGAGCCTTTCGAGAGGAAGACAGTactggaagaaaaaagaaaatagttaattCAGAAGAACTGGCAAATTCAGTTTGAGAATTTACAGGATGTTAAATTCCTGTAGTATTATTTTTTCGTATTCATGTTGTTGAATAATTGTTTTTAAGGTAACAAAAGAACTTGgggaatgaaaaataactgatacACTTACAGTTAAATCCCTGCAGTAGGCGGCTCCATCAGCCAAATCCTTCTTGAGTTCTTGGCTAATTGGTTTTTGGTTGAAGTGCTGGATGTAGTTGTCCACGCGTAAGTTGAGGTATTGGTCAATCTGGAAATAGAGTCATTCATAGAAGAAGTCACAAATAGAAGATCAGCATCAGCTAGAAACATACAAATTTTCGTAGATGAGATGCAAAGTAGAATTACTAATGTTTAATCTAGCAGACAATTGGGAACATTGCTcttgataaaaattatacaaatcttAAGAATGGACAGAGAagcccacaagattcctgtgtatagcttgtttacttgtaaatatttacatatttgaatCTCGATtactgaaagtactcgagattcaagtaatatgtaaatatttacaagcaaacaagttatacacaggaatcttttgggtttctctttccatcttcagaagataaccgaaagaagtttttgtttggttaatctTAAGAATGCCAATGGTACTTGTGATTAGCTGTTCACTTCAAAACTTTGTCCTACCTTTGTCAAAATAGCAGACAGAAATTACCTTCAAGCCACAAACATTTACTGGTGGTGCATCTGTatagtatgaaaataatgaactgaaaaacaCTCGCTGCCCTACTTACGAAACCCAGCTTATGGAGGACGCAGGTGTAGTTGCTGAGGGAGGCGGTGATGGTGTTGACAGCGTCTAGGAGGTAGTACTGATCGAAGAAAGGCTTCTTCGAGGGGGCTGCTGTAGATGCTGGAGCTGCTGTAGATGCAGGAGCTGCTGTAGATGCAGGAGCTGCTGTAGATGCAGGAGCTCCTGTAGATACTGGTCCTACTGATTCGCGTTTCTATAGGAAGGATTCATTGAGAGTTCACACAAGGTAATATTGGTGAGGGTTATTTTAAACATGGTCGAAAACTTTTTGAAATTTATCCTGTCGTGACCagtatttttgttatgaatttttgaTCCATCGGGGTTCGAACCCAAAACATCTCAAGTGAAAGGCTGTGGTTGTACCACGGGATTGTTTGTAGATTTCCATTATTAATCCTTGCGTTAATTTACTCACGGTGTATTTCACATTTACAA
Encoded proteins:
- the LOC136835480 gene encoding anti-sigma-I factor RsgI2-like, which translates into the protein MVIPHTHNILPTTKDIQGHHKGILSTTEHHKGIPSTTEHHKGILSTTETPQGYPQYHGTQGYPQYHGTPQGYPQYHETPQTYPQYHETPQTYPQPQGGPRYYPQQHGGPQTYPQYSGVPNTYPQHHGSKSYSHFLQKRESVGPVSTGAPASTAAPASTAAPASTAAPASTAAPSKKPFFDQYYLLDAVNTITASLSNYTCVLHKLGFIDQYLNLRVDNYIQHFNQKPISQELKKDLADGAAYCRDLTYCLPLERLKSPLPLNLQRLLLAMKCEKETRTDACFKEDLRKNIHEFDLSLFPKNDTQESKLNKLSAIVMEADSLDELQIL